The Calditerrivibrio nitroreducens DSM 19672 genome window below encodes:
- the pglX gene encoding BREX-1 system adenine-specific DNA-methyltransferase PglX: protein MPTFIKLTDYNSSEEKEKGFFDPKNRYVAKQEDFGKIPGSPIAYWVSDRVKEIFEKSKKLGEIAEPRQGLITGDNDRFLKFWYEVDIYNIGFGFSNREEAKESGLKWFPYNKGGDFRKWYGNYEYVVNWKNDGNEIKNFIDNKGKQKSRPQNVSYYFREGLTWTALTSGPFNLRYSNKFIFDAKGPMLFSKIGNIKYLLSFTNCIVTNSFLRILAPTMDYNQGPVYKIPIIFPKSDSTKQKIEELTQECIDISKEDWDSRETSWDFRTNELVRIMNYEFLMLNESKKNNSKSKIQNLTLETIYNRYCEYWREKFFKLHSNEEELNRLFIDIYELQDELTPDVPLDEITILKEETKIVDGDLVFNKDAIVKQFISYAVGCMFGRYSLDHEGLHIADMGVSIEEANSKFNIQNSTFTIDDDNIIPVFEFDFFADDIVSRFKEFLKITFSEKTLYENLSFIADALGKKSSESDEDAIRRYFHKEFYVDHVRRYNKRPIYWMFSSNPKGAGAFNVLIYMHRYYPGIVAKIRTDYLHPYIDKIEFEKNRLQQSIDNDVLSGQTLKKAQNTIDKIEKYLIELREYDVKLKYYADKMIKIDLDDGVKVNYCKFQDILVVFDNKLCTESETEE from the coding sequence ATGCCTACTTTTATAAAATTAACAGATTACAACAGCAGTGAGGAAAAAGAGAAAGGTTTTTTTGACCCAAAAAATAGGTATGTAGCAAAACAGGAAGATTTTGGAAAGATTCCGGGTAGCCCGATTGCTTATTGGGTGAGTGATAGAGTTAAGGAGATATTTGAGAAGAGCAAGAAATTAGGAGAAATTGCAGAGCCAAGACAAGGCCTAATAACAGGAGACAATGATAGATTTTTAAAATTCTGGTATGAAGTTGATATCTATAATATTGGTTTTGGTTTTTCAAATAGAGAAGAAGCAAAAGAAAGTGGATTGAAATGGTTTCCTTATAATAAGGGTGGTGATTTTAGGAAATGGTATGGAAATTATGAATATGTAGTTAACTGGAAAAATGATGGAAATGAAATAAAAAATTTTATTGATAACAAAGGTAAACAAAAATCAAGACCACAAAATGTATCATATTACTTTAGAGAGGGGTTAACTTGGACAGCATTAACAAGTGGACCATTTAATCTAAGATATTCAAATAAATTTATTTTTGATGCTAAAGGTCCTATGCTTTTTAGTAAAATAGGCAATATAAAATATTTATTATCTTTCACAAATTGTATAGTAACAAATAGTTTTTTAAGAATTTTAGCACCAACTATGGATTATAATCAAGGCCCTGTTTATAAAATTCCTATAATCTTTCCAAAATCTGATTCAACAAAACAAAAGATAGAGGAATTAACTCAGGAATGCATCGATATCTCAAAAGAAGACTGGGATAGCAGAGAAACATCTTGGGACTTCCGAACCAATGAGTTGGTTCGAATTATGAATTATGAATTTTTAATGTTGAATGAAAGCAAGAAAAATAATTCAAAATCCAAGATTCAAAATTTAACATTAGAAACGATTTATAATCGTTATTGCGAGTATTGGAGAGAAAAGTTTTTTAAACTTCACTCCAATGAGGAAGAACTCAATAGATTATTTATAGATATTTACGAACTTCAAGATGAGCTTACACCTGATGTGCCTCTTGATGAAATCACAATTTTAAAGGAAGAAACAAAGATTGTAGATGGAGATCTTGTATTTAATAAAGATGCAATTGTAAAACAGTTTATATCATATGCTGTTGGCTGTATGTTTGGAAGATACTCACTGGATCACGAAGGTTTACATATCGCCGATATGGGAGTAAGCATAGAAGAAGCAAATTCAAAATTCAACATTCAAAATTCAACATTTACTATAGATGATGATAATATTATACCAGTATTTGAATTTGATTTTTTTGCAGATGATATTGTTTCAAGGTTTAAAGAGTTTTTAAAGATTACTTTTTCAGAAAAGACATTATATGAAAATCTATCATTTATAGCAGATGCACTTGGTAAAAAATCAAGTGAATCAGACGAAGATGCTATTAGAAGATATTTTCATAAAGAATTTTATGTAGATCATGTGAGAAGGTATAATAAAAGACCAATCTACTGGATGTTTAGCTCCAATCCAAAAGGTGCTGGTGCATTTAATGTATTGATCTATATGCATAGATACTACCCAGGAATTGTAGCTAAAATCAGGACAGACTACCTTCACCCTTATATAGACAAGATCGAATTCGAAAAAAACAGACTTCAGCAATCAATCGATAACGATGTATTGAGTGGACAAACATTGAAAAAAGCTCAAAACACGATAGATAAAATAGAAAAATATTTAATTGAGCTAAGAGAGTACGACGTAAAGCTTAAATACTATGCTGATAAAATGATAAAAATTGATCTCGATGATGGTGTAAAGGTAAATTATTGTAAGTTTCAAGATATTTTAGTAGTATTTGATAATAAATTGTGCACGGAGTCAGAAACGGAGGAATAG